In Miscanthus floridulus cultivar M001 chromosome 8, ASM1932011v1, whole genome shotgun sequence, the sequence TGACAACTATATATATATCCAACAAAAGTTGCTTCATGTTTCCCTATACTTTCTCAGGTCGAAGGTGAGAGTGCTCGAGCAACTGCATATCCAATCACTGTGTTAGGCATATGCACAGGGGAAAAAAGGCAAGTGCAGTAATATATACCCAACTTACCTTCGTTCTGAGTCCCTATAAACACCAACAAGTGCTTCCGCCTTGTCATAAAAACTATCCTTCAGTGATATGACTATGCTCTGAAAACCACATTCTCCATCACTGCCTTGTTCATCAGCAACACGGTCACATGATTTTGATCTGATAAACCCAGCAACCTTGGCCACATTTAAATTGTCTAGAGCAGCATCTACTTCATCCAATATGAAGAAGGGTGATGGCCTGAAACTGAAATTACCACAAAACTTTATGTGATTTGATTGAGGCAGAAGGCGAAGCAAGATAACCAGATGCATCACAacatacagaaaaaaaaaatacatatatatTCCCCCGATAACAGTGCTCTACCCTTATCAAACTCCTGGGAAGGCCAGTAAATACTGATTCTGAATACTTCATGCGCTAATTTATTGGTCTTGGCATACCAAAATACCCAAGAGGTACTCAAGAAGCATCGAACATAAACATTTCAATACTAGAACAAAACTGGAACATAAAGGAAACAAGTAGCAAAACTACTAATAATGGAGAAATCTCACATCTGCAGGCTCCAAACTACAACGAAAGAAAATTACTAGAAACATTTTATACCTGTGAATGGCAAAAAGCAAGGCCAGTGCTGCAACAGTCTTCTCCCCACCAGATAACTGTTCCATATCTCTAAACCGCTTGGTAGGTGGCATAGCTGTGTACTTGATTCCATGTAGAAATGGTTCGTCTTCATTTTCTAGATTTAAATATGCTGTTCCTCCAAGTGGATGTGTATGGCTTTTTGTCAGCTGCTTATAGATTTTGTCGATGCCTTTAGATATGTGATCAAAGGCCTCCATAAACAGCTCATACCTAATCACCAATAGAAATAACAACAGGTAAGGCACAATCGTCTAAGGAAAAAAAAACTACTGCAATTAACATAGAAATTATAACCCCGGGCCCGAATATCATtcgttcttctctattgtttaaCATGCCAGACCTCTATTGTTTAACATGCCAGACCAACACCCAAGTTGTCACATTACATTGATGCTTGTATGACAAGGGGAAAAGTGGAACGTAGCTGGTTCAGTTCTCAAGCACTACATAGGCCTAAAGGTGATTACCAGTCCTGGTGAGATGGGACGACAGTAATAGGTAACCAGGAAGATTGATTAGGTTTACTTGTTCTTTTTTTATGTTTGCAAGCTGCCCAGGCCTCGGGCATGATCTCAAAAGGTACTTGACAGTTGACACACATGTTTGAGACCAATACCGATACTGTGATACACATTAAATTATTAACATAAAATCCATGAGTAACAAAACCAATCTGCTTTCGTCAAAACTATTACAAAACCACACTTTCAAGTAATACTTTTAGAGAACTGCCTTTCAGAAAACCAGTTCTAAACACTGCCATCATGTAAGCTTCACGAGACTGACAATGATGCTAATGGTTAAACTGGGTCTCGTGATACCACACTATGATATTTGTTCTTTAAAAGTATGGTTTGTTATGAGTTTTACCAAAGTAGTACAGTTCTTTGGAATTTACTCAACCCAGATATACCTAACCTCATTCTAATTTGACCAAAGATAATCTGAAATTACAATCAGTTGAAAATCAACTATGCATCCATGTTTGAGTATTTTATTTAAAAAAGAAAGCGTGCATTGCAAGAACATTAACAAAAAACTTGCATCAGTACAGTGTAAATTATGAAAGAAAGAAGTTATCACAGTAAAAACTCCTTAGAGCTTTCTTCTAGCATCACCAATATAACCAGACTATCATCTACTCCCTTTGTCCTAAAATAGAAGGCGCAACTCCCTCTGACACTAAGATCAAGGAGCGAATTAACTTCTATGCAATAGAGGTGCTTTGGCTTGCGCCCATTTTACTGGGACGCCGCATGAGTGCATGCAAAAAGGGCTAACCAATTAGCTTCCACGTTTAATTGTTCCATGGTCCCACATGCTTAATTTTATCGATCTCGCAGAGCCATGCAACCGGCAGCATATTAAATTATGCATGCTGAGTATACGAATGCCAAGAATTGGGCACCCTGTATTACAGGACTAGAAAAAAAGCAATTATGCCTTCTAttctaggacagagggagtaaaagATAAAGAACTTCAGTTCCATAAAGAAAAAGATAGCATGAGTCTCCAAAGTGCAATGGAAGAAATCTTGCAAGTCCTTACAAAAGATATAGCATCCTAGAAAATAACTTAATTCTATGTCACCAACTTCATATGGTGATAAGAAAATGATTGGGCAATACCTCCTTTGCTTGACTGAGTTATATTTATCAGATATCTCTCGTTCTTCTTTCCTAGCTGCTTCAAACCTTTCAGTAacctccttttcctttctttgGAGTGCATCATATTGATCCAGTGCTTTTAGATTAGGGGCAGTGCGCTCAATATCAGCCAGTAGCACACCTGTTCTTTTTTTGAACTCTGCCTCATGTTTGTCACGTTCAGAAGGTCGTATATCCTGCAGATGGCTTTTGCTAAGCTGACTGTAATCAAGGATTGGTTCTTGTGAGGATGTTCCGGTATCCATTGGGTCATTTACTGTAGGAAGCTTCAACTGTTCAAGTTCACACTTCTCATGAACCTCCCGCTGGCGTAATATAAGCTGTGCAAGTTGTCCCTCCTACAAGTCAATGGATGGTTTCATTATCATCAATATTTCAATACACAAACAAATGAAGCAAGCAATCTTTGAACAGACCTCAGCCATGACACTGCTATAAGTACATAAAAGAACTCTTGATTGAAGAGGACAGCTGTTAGAAAAGCCTACCTTTGATTTCACTTGGCGATCCAGCTTTGCCAATGTAGATGCAACATTACTATTCTGCTCCTTTAATTCATCAATAACCTTCTCACATTCGTCCGACTTGGATTTCCAGTCTGTATAGGGCAATAAAGAGGTCCATGAAATCACTAGAAATATCAACAGAAGAATGAATATTGCATTCACTAGAAATATCAACAGAAGAATGAATATTGCATTCACTAGAAATATCAACAGAAGAATGAATATTGCATTATGGCATTTGGAAAATTTATCATCATTTGACATAAATGTATAGGTACGTATCTAATAACAAAAGGAACTGAAGCAACAGTTGATGAATTTAAATATAAAATTCATGCATCCTTAAGAAAGCATTTTAGGTTTCTTCAAGTTGTAAGAGCTTGCTGGGCCAAGGGTTTTGAAGGCATAGCTTTGGAAGAGCTGGATTTAAAAGTTATAGCACAATGTGACATGTATTCACGGAACTATAGCTACTTCACCAAGAACTATCAACAAGAAAATAGATAAGATGCTTCAAATGTGCACCATCAGCCTCAGTCTTCAGTTCTTCCATCTGAGCCAAAATATGTTTCTCTTCAGCCTTAGCACCAGACTCTCTCTCCTGTAAGCCCTTCAGCTCTTTCTCTAGGGACTCATGTGTCTCCGTTAACTTCACAATTGGTGCTTGCATATCTCGCTTTTGTTCATATTCAAGCCTGCAGAACAAGATATTGTTCATACTCGAAAATGCATGTGCAGTCAAAGCGAAATTTTAGTCAGTGCTAAATCCCTGTCACTGTGTTACATACTGGTATTTCAATTTTGACATTTGGTTACTTAGGCTTAGCTTCCTCTCCTGTAGTGCTTGAGCATCTTTTAGCTGCCTTTCTTCATACTCGCGGATATTCTTCACACCAACTGAAATGCTAAAATCTCTGTACACCTTGTCCAcaatgtcattaatttttttctcAAGTTTTCTTACTTCTGCTTCCCTCTCAGCAATACGGGTCTCGAGCTAAAGaaacaaaatgagcaaccaacgcAAAAGTAACAGTTCAGCCCTGATGAAACAACAGGTGAAACATCTTCAACAAAACATTACCTCCTCCTCTCCAGGCTTCAGATGTTTAACCTCTGCCTCAATATTACTCCTCTCAGATGCTAATTTAGCTAGTTTCCCTCTAAGGTTATTCTGCAAAAATGATTCAATTTAAAAGAAAGTCTCTAACAATGGATTAATACAGAGAAGCATCCCCAATTACAACAAGGAgggagcaagagagagagagaaccttCAGCTAATACAGGGAATAGCATTGACCTAGGATCCCTATACAAAGCTAAGTAGTGGATAAAAACATTAACAGGGAGATAATTGGCAATAGAAATCAATTCGGCAAGTCATGTTTCCCAGGCAACTCAAGCTAAAACCACGTAAAAGTATTTTTCTTTTGACAGGGAACAATATCCAAGACCAAGAGCCATACTGAACAAATAGCTGTATAaacgaaaagaaagaaaaaaatgagATAAAGTCAAATAGACATTGATTAGCTTGCCCTCTATGAAATTTCCTCCACCACAGGTTAAAGTACTTTCTTACTTGATGGTTATCCACTCAGATGATGGGGAAAAAATCATCAATCATTATCTGGTTTATTAGTCAAACCAACCTGTTCAACATTCGAGTAGTGCAACTTTTTCTCAAGTCCAGTTATTTTCTCAGATATGGCAAGCTCCTTTCTCTGCAGCTCCCTGGGGGAACCAAGTTCTGACATTTCAGTTTCCCActgatttttcttcttcttcaaagcTGCAATACAAATTGCAAGAAGAGCTAGTAAGACATTGCCAAATAGCACACATATTTTAATATGTAATAAAGAGATTGCACAATACAGACAATCTATTGTGCTGTCATCCCATTTGTTTGATCTAGCTTCCATCCCCCCACTTGTTCCACCAGTCATCGTGCCAGATTTAGTCAGCAGAATCCCATCGACAGTAACAACTAAATGCAACACATTATATATCACAATAAGCATAAAAAGAACCAAACAAGAAAAAATGCTGCCTCAGAATAAGCACAAGATGTATGCCCTTACCTTTATACCTTTCACCACTCCAACTTAAGGCTTTAGCTTCATCAAGTTTATCACAGACAAGTGTATTTCCAACAGCATACAGAACTGCTTTCTCCAAAACTCGGTCAAAAGTACAATGTTAAGGTACAAAAATCAACATGTCAAGAAAATGGTATAGTTAAGAGCCATTAACTTTTCTCCATGAGCTATTATTGCAAAAAATGCAAAATCACACGTGGGCAGGCAATCATGCACAATAAAACTAAGGGCAAGGCTTAGTGAAAGGTTGCAATCATGTCTTCTTACAAAATTAGAAGAAAATGTTTAACTAGAAAGTGGATGAATATATGGGCAAACGATAGATATCACATTTGATTGAAATCATCAAGTGCAAAGCAAAACATGGCAACGGTGTTTCATAAATACATTGTTATGTTGAGAGATTAATTCACAACAATATGATGATTTTACATTTTAGGCAATAGTAGGAATGAAGTACATGTTTCAAGGCATGGAAACACAAATCTTTCCCTACTGACAGATGCATTCACGTCTTTTAGCAAATACAGTAGAGGAGCTTTATCAACAAGAGATTGGATAGATGGGCAAAAGATGGATAGCACATTTGATGAAAGTGACCAGGTCAGAAGCAAAAAATCAGCAGTGGATCTTTCAAATGTATCTACACTTACAATGCTGAGAGATTAATTCACAACAGCATTACTTTGAGCAATGGTAGGGAAACAGGTAAATGTTTGAAACGTTGCATGGAAACACAATTGTCTTCCTAGTGACAGATGCACCCCATATCTATACCACGAATTATACATCTGGGCGTCTGCACTCATTAGCATCAGCATGGGTACTGAACCACTTCGAAAATTCTTGAGGACATTAAAGATATATAATATACTCAACAAGAATACATCTAATATGCATGGCTTCAAGACTACTGTGCATAAATATATGTTCATCTAGAATATAGACATTTGATTTGACTGCTCAAAATAATTCTTctgcaaaaataaataaaaataataatttataATTTACACAGCAAGCAGCCAACTTGATAAGGATATTGAATGACATCAAAAACTAACTGCGCAGATCCACCAAGAGTTCGCAGCTTCTCAATTATCGGCTTCACACGGACTGATTGCAAGGGAATAAATGTCTGCGGAGGATGCCGCTGCTCCTTCAGATACTGTAGCACATAAAACATAAAGTAACTCATTTAAACTTATGTCTAGCCAGAAAGTTTGAATGCAAAGGCAGGAAAGAATATAAGTTTGAATGCAGCAGGCAGAACGGAATGGATAAATAGAAAAGGAAAGCATATTTCATTAAGACATATATAAGTATAACTACCttactaacatagagtagtaatGATAAAATTGTGTTCAGCTGCCTCTTGAAAATAATGGAGTGCTTGTGTGAACAAATATGTAGTCCAAAGACAGAGTCATTTTAAATATGTATGACTTCATAAATTTCTGCTGTATGAGATTTGCATTGACTTGATGCAAATGGACATGAGGATGCGCGATACTGCAATCTCAACAAAAATCATGGATCCATCTAAGGGTTATTTACCATCCTTCACATCCACATGACTATATGAGTTAGTGCATCACAAAAACATAGGTGTTTATCCCTTTTATCATGCCCAAACAAGCAAGTGTGAGGGGTCAGGCATTTTCATTCCATTTAAGAGGTTCAGT encodes:
- the LOC136477093 gene encoding structural maintenance of chromosomes protein 1-like; translated protein: MAAADGSGGDYRARGGGVGGRIDRLVVENFKSYKGEQTIGPFVDFTAIIGPNGAGKSNLMDAISFVLGVRSAHLRGAQLKDLIYALDDRDKEARGRRASVRLFYRQPNQEELCFTRSITGGGGGSEYRINGSPVTWDQYNAKLRSLGILVKARNFLVFQGDVESIASKNPKELTALLEQISGSDELRREYDELEEQKARAEEKSALVYQEKRTIVMERKQKKAQKEEAEKHLRLQQDLKLLKTEHYLWQLYTIEKDIEKVEAELVEDRESLQQVQEENRSSDYELTAKKKEQSAFLKKMTLCEKSIAKKKLEFDKKQPELLKLREQISRLKSKIKSCKKEIDKKKDDHKKHLGELRRLQSDLVEVTEAIEELNEQGQDKSGKLLLADDQLQEYHRIKEDAGMKTAKLRDEKEVIDKKLNADVEAKKNLVENLQQLESRKDEISSQERELQTKLNKILHSIPKLENELTHLHEEHDKIAKERQSSGSRYQYLKQRVDEIETKLRELKADKHESERDARLKETVGNLKRLFPGVHGRMLELCRPSQKKYNLAVTVAMGKFMDAVVVEDENTGKECIKYLKEQRHPPQTFIPLQSVRVKPIIEKLRTLGGSAQLVFDVIHFDRVLEKAVLYAVGNTLVCDKLDEAKALSWSGERYKVVTVDGILLTKSGTMTGGTSGGMEARSNKWDDSTIDSLKKKKNQWETEMSELGSPRELQRKELAISEKITGLEKKLHYSNVEQNNLRGKLAKLASERSNIEAEVKHLKPGEEELETRIAEREAEVRKLEKKINDIVDKVYRDFSISVGVKNIREYEERQLKDAQALQERKLSLSNQMSKLKYQLEYEQKRDMQAPIVKLTETHESLEKELKGLQERESGAKAEEKHILAQMEELKTEADDWKSKSDECEKVIDELKEQNSNVASTLAKLDRQVKSKEGQLAQLILRQREVHEKCELEQLKLPTVNDPMDTGTSSQEPILDYSQLSKSHLQDIRPSERDKHEAEFKKRTGVLLADIERTAPNLKALDQYDALQRKEKEVTERFEAARKEEREISDKYNSVKQRRYELFMEAFDHISKGIDKIYKQLTKSHTHPLGGTAYLNLENEDEPFLHGIKYTAMPPTKRFRDMEQLSGGEKTVAALALLFAIHSFRPSPFFILDEVDAALDNLNVAKVAGFIRSKSCDRVADEQGSDGECGFQSIVISLKDSFYDKAEALVGVYRDSERSCSSTLTFDLRKYRET